Proteins encoded together in one Paracoccus sp. SMMA_5_TC window:
- the fabB gene encoding beta-ketoacyl-ACP synthase I → MRRVVITGLGIVSPIGNNAAEVAQSLRDGRSGIVFAPEYAEYGFRSQVHGMPQIVLEDHIDKRNLRFMGPGAAYNFIAMQQAIEDAGLSPDQVSNERTGLVMGSGGPSTSNLFEAHRTVIEKGAPKRMGPFMVTRCMSSTNSACLATPFKIKGVNYSITSACSTSAHCVGNGAELIQMGKQDIVFAGGGEELDWTLSCLFDAMGAMSSKYNDTPETASRPFDATRDGFVIAGGAGVVVLEELNHALARGARIYAEVTGYGATSDGYDMVAPSGEGGERSMRLALSTLPPDRTISYVNAHGTSTPVGDVGEIKALRRVFGEGSVPPVSSTKSLTGHSLGATGVHEAIYSLLMMQHGFIAASANITQLDPEIRPEEIAMQRVDGVEFDSILSNSFGFGGTNATLVLSKYRE, encoded by the coding sequence ATGCGCCGTGTCGTCATCACCGGGCTGGGCATCGTCTCGCCCATCGGCAACAATGCCGCCGAAGTCGCGCAAAGCCTGCGCGATGGTCGTTCGGGCATCGTCTTTGCCCCCGAATATGCCGAATACGGCTTTCGCAGCCAGGTTCACGGCATGCCGCAGATCGTGCTGGAGGATCATATAGACAAGCGCAACCTGCGCTTCATGGGCCCCGGCGCCGCCTACAATTTCATCGCCATGCAACAGGCGATCGAGGATGCGGGCCTGAGCCCCGACCAGGTGTCGAACGAGCGCACCGGGCTTGTGATGGGCTCGGGCGGGCCTTCGACCTCGAACCTGTTCGAGGCCCATCGCACCGTCATCGAAAAGGGCGCGCCCAAGCGGATGGGCCCCTTCATGGTGACGCGCTGCATGTCCTCGACCAATTCCGCCTGCCTCGCGACGCCCTTCAAGATCAAGGGCGTCAACTATTCGATCACTTCGGCCTGCTCGACCTCGGCCCATTGCGTGGGCAATGGCGCCGAGCTGATCCAGATGGGCAAACAGGACATCGTGTTCGCCGGAGGGGGCGAGGAACTGGACTGGACGCTTTCGTGCCTGTTCGATGCCATGGGTGCCATGTCGTCAAAGTATAACGACACCCCCGAAACCGCGTCGCGCCCGTTCGACGCCACCCGCGACGGCTTCGTCATCGCCGGCGGCGCCGGGGTGGTCGTGCTCGAGGAACTGAACCACGCCCTTGCACGTGGCGCCCGCATCTATGCCGAGGTCACCGGTTATGGTGCCACCAGCGACGGCTATGACATGGTGGCGCCGTCCGGCGAAGGTGGCGAACGCTCGATGCGGCTGGCGCTTTCCACCCTGCCCCCAGATCGCACCATCAGTTATGTGAACGCCCACGGCACCTCGACCCCGGTCGGCGATGTCGGCGAAATCAAGGCCCTGCGCCGGGTGTTCGGCGAAGGCTCGGTGCCGCCAGTGTCCTCGACAAAGTCGCTGACCGGCCATTCGCTGGGTGCGACCGGCGTGCATGAGGCGATCTATTCGCTGTTGATGATGCAGCACGGATTCATCGCCGCATCGGCCAATATCACCCAGCTGGACCCCGAAATCCGGCCCGAGGAAATCGCGATGCAGCGGGTGGACGGGGTTGAGTTCGATTCCATCCTGTCCAACAGCTTCGGTTTCGGCGGCACCAACGCGACGCTGGTGCTGTCGAAATACCGCGAATGA
- the tpa gene encoding hypotaurine--pyruvate aminotransferase Tpa, with translation MTLDLNANDMSHVVAADRNHVWHHLSQHKQYETIDPRVFVEGKGMRLWDATGREFLDAVSGGVWTVNVGYGRESIANAVRDQLLKLNYYAGAAGTVPGAIFARKLIEKMPGMSRVYYSNSGSEANEKVYKMVRQIAARHHDGRKWKILYRDRDYHGTTIATLATSGQDQRAQQYGPFPDGFVRVPHCLEYRKQWDVENYGERAADAIEEVILREGPDTVGAIVLEPVTAGGGVITPPEGYWPRVQEICRKYDILLHIDEVVCGVGRTGTWFGYQNYGIQPDFVTMAKGVASGYAAISCTVTTERVFEMFKDAPEDGLSYFRDISTFGGCTAGPAAAIENMRIIEDEGLLENTVAMGDRVLANLRALQERHAVIGDVRGKGLFCGAELVADRTSKEPAEEKRVQAVVAECLAQGVIIGATNRSVPGYNNTLCLSPALISTADDIDRITDTIDQALTKVFGG, from the coding sequence ATGACCCTTGATCTGAACGCCAACGACATGTCCCATGTGGTCGCCGCCGACCGCAACCATGTCTGGCACCACCTCAGCCAGCACAAGCAATACGAAACCATCGACCCCCGAGTCTTTGTCGAGGGCAAGGGCATGCGCCTGTGGGATGCCACGGGGCGCGAGTTTCTGGACGCGGTGTCGGGCGGGGTCTGGACGGTCAATGTGGGTTATGGCCGCGAAAGCATCGCCAATGCCGTGCGCGACCAGCTGCTGAAGCTGAATTATTACGCCGGCGCGGCCGGCACCGTGCCCGGCGCCATTTTTGCCCGCAAGCTGATCGAAAAGATGCCGGGGATGAGCCGGGTCTATTATTCCAACTCGGGCTCCGAGGCGAATGAAAAGGTCTACAAGATGGTGCGCCAGATCGCGGCGCGCCATCACGACGGGCGCAAGTGGAAGATCCTTTATCGCGACCGCGACTATCACGGCACCACCATCGCGACGCTGGCAACCTCGGGTCAGGATCAGCGCGCGCAGCAATATGGCCCCTTCCCCGACGGCTTCGTGCGGGTGCCGCATTGCCTGGAATACCGCAAGCAGTGGGATGTCGAGAATTACGGCGAACGCGCCGCCGATGCCATCGAAGAGGTGATCCTGCGCGAAGGCCCCGATACCGTCGGCGCCATCGTGCTGGAGCCGGTCACAGCGGGCGGCGGCGTCATCACCCCGCCCGAAGGCTACTGGCCCCGCGTGCAGGAGATTTGCCGCAAATACGACATCCTGCTGCATATCGACGAGGTTGTCTGCGGCGTCGGCCGCACCGGAACCTGGTTCGGCTATCAGAATTATGGCATCCAGCCCGATTTCGTGACCATGGCCAAGGGGGTCGCCTCGGGTTATGCGGCGATTTCCTGCACCGTCACCACCGAACGCGTGTTCGAGATGTTCAAGGACGCACCCGAGGACGGGCTGAGCTATTTCCGCGATATCTCGACCTTCGGCGGCTGCACCGCCGGCCCCGCCGCCGCGATCGAGAACATGCGCATCATCGAGGATGAGGGCCTGCTGGAAAACACCGTGGCCATGGGCGATCGGGTGCTGGCCAACCTGCGCGCGCTGCAGGAACGCCATGCCGTGATCGGGGACGTGCGCGGCAAGGGACTGTTCTGCGGCGCCGAACTGGTCGCCGACCGCACCAGCAAGGAACCGGCCGAGGAAAAGCGCGTGCAGGCCGTGGTGGCCGAATGTCTGGCCCAGGGCGTCATCATCGGCGCGACCAACCGCTCGGTTCCGGGCTACAACAACACGCTGTGCCTGTCGCCGGCGCTGATCTCGACTGCCGATGACATCGACCGCATCACCGACACCATCGATCAGGCGCTGACAAAGGTGTTCGGCGGCTGA
- the fabA gene encoding bifunctional 3-hydroxydecanoyl-ACP dehydratase/trans-2-decenoyl-ACP isomerase, with protein sequence MTMTRTSFDKNDLLACARGELFGPGNAQLPEPPMLMMDRITDISADGGLHGKGHVVAEFDIHPDLWFFSCHFPGNPIMPGCLGLDGLWQLTGFNLGWRGWQGRGYALGVGEVKLTGMVRPDRKMLRYYVDFTKAVQTRRLTMGVADGRVEADGETIYEVKDMKVALSAA encoded by the coding sequence ATGACGATGACTCGGACCAGCTTTGACAAGAACGATCTGCTGGCCTGCGCCCGTGGCGAGTTGTTCGGCCCCGGCAATGCGCAACTTCCCGAACCGCCGATGCTGATGATGGACCGCATCACCGATATTTCTGCGGATGGCGGCCTGCATGGCAAGGGCCATGTGGTGGCGGAATTCGACATCCATCCCGACCTGTGGTTCTTTTCCTGCCATTTCCCCGGCAATCCGATCATGCCCGGCTGTCTGGGGCTGGACGGTTTGTGGCAGCTGACCGGCTTCAACCTGGGCTGGCGCGGCTGGCAGGGGCGCGGCTATGCCCTGGGCGTGGGCGAGGTCAAGCTGACCGGCATGGTTCGCCCGGACCGCAAGATGCTGCGCTATTACGTGGACTTTACCAAGGCGGTGCAGACTCGCCGCCTGACCATGGGGGTTGCCGACGGCCGCGTCGAGGCGGACGGCGAAACCATCTATGAGGTCAAGGACATGAAAGTGGCCCTGTCGGCCGCCTGA
- the putA gene encoding bifunctional proline dehydrogenase/L-glutamate gamma-semialdehyde dehydrogenase PutA, protein MPRIALSDLGADAKFQSETALLERLVADAALRAEQRAAITHRAADLVRRIRAEAKPTLMEHFLSEYGLSTREGVALMCLAEAMLRVPDRETIDALIEDKIAPSDWGKHLGEASSSLVNASTWALMLTGKVLDDDQGGIAGTLRGAIRRLGEPVIRAAVGRAMKEMGRQFVLGETIHKALERARTREAQGFTYSYDMLGEAAMTGADAARYARDYSDAIAAIAKACDKGSVQMNPGISIKLSALHPRYEVAQEARVMAELVPVVLSLARQAKAAGMGMNIDAEEQDRLVLSMKVIEAVLSDPSLAGWDGFGVVVQAYGKRAGLVIDWLYDLASRLDRKIMVRLVKGAYWDSEIKRAQVEGMPGFPLFTTKTATDVSYIANARKLIGYADRIYPQFATHNAQTVAAVLEMVGDIAFEFQRLHGMGERLHDIVLKDFNGRCRIYAPVGAHRDLLAYLVRRLLENGANSSFVHQIVDESVSPEEVARDPFAALASARPPAGLAEPQAIFGARRQNSQGFDLSDEPTLARIAQARAGAIADAGPITLRPGSGQRVPVLSPTDGSLVAHVTEADADTVARALEDAAIWDAPAVERAATLRRAAELYEENFGPIFAVLAREAGKILPDCVGELREAVDFLRYYAAEGENATGAPRGIIVAISPWNFPLAIFTGQIAAALMAGNAVLAKPAEQTSLIAAMAVELLHRAGVPRHALQLLPGQGGTVGAALTSDARVGGVVFTGSTETAQIIARAMAAHMAPGTPLIAETGGLNAMIVDSTALPEQAVRDIVASSFRSAGQRCSALRCLYVQEDIAPHLIAMIKGAMDELRVGDPWQLSTDVGPVIDAEAQQGIDSYVEENAQRILHRVWAPKGGHFVAPVLLRVRGIDDLPREIFGPVLHVATFHAGELDKVIADINARGYGLTFGLHTRIDSRVQEVADAIHAGNIYVNRNQIGAVVGSQPFGGEGLSGTGPKAGGPLYLPRFFAPQPVATEVETWDQPADARAIVAALARSAEHRVEEMLMPGPTGELNRLSLSSRPPVLCLGPGPRAVEAQMAAVAALKGQGVAASGQLEPEALAEMQGFSAVLWWGAEDQGRAYAKALAARKGPITPLICARPDQAHVAHERHLCVDTTAAGGNAALLAG, encoded by the coding sequence ATGCCCCGCATTGCCCTTTCAGACCTTGGCGCCGATGCAAAGTTCCAATCCGAAACAGCCCTGCTGGAACGGCTGGTGGCCGATGCCGCTTTGCGCGCGGAACAGCGCGCCGCCATCACCCATCGCGCCGCCGATCTGGTGCGCCGCATCCGGGCCGAGGCCAAGCCGACGCTGATGGAACATTTCCTGTCGGAATACGGCCTGTCGACGCGCGAAGGCGTGGCGCTGATGTGTCTGGCCGAGGCCATGCTGCGTGTGCCCGACCGCGAAACCATCGACGCGCTGATCGAGGACAAGATCGCGCCTTCGGACTGGGGCAAGCACCTGGGCGAGGCATCCTCGAGCCTGGTGAACGCCTCGACCTGGGCGCTGATGCTGACCGGCAAGGTGCTGGACGACGACCAGGGCGGCATCGCCGGCACCCTGCGCGGTGCCATCCGTCGCCTGGGCGAGCCGGTGATCCGTGCCGCCGTGGGCCGGGCGATGAAGGAAATGGGCCGGCAGTTCGTGCTGGGCGAAACCATTCACAAGGCGCTGGAGCGCGCCCGCACCCGCGAGGCGCAGGGCTTTACCTACAGCTACGACATGCTGGGCGAGGCAGCGATGACCGGTGCTGATGCCGCGCGCTATGCCCGCGACTATTCCGATGCCATCGCGGCCATCGCCAAGGCCTGCGACAAGGGCTCGGTGCAGATGAACCCCGGCATTTCGATCAAGCTGTCGGCGCTGCATCCCCGTTACGAGGTCGCGCAAGAGGCGCGCGTCATGGCCGAACTGGTGCCGGTGGTGCTGTCGCTGGCCCGCCAGGCCAAGGCCGCCGGCATGGGCATGAACATCGATGCCGAGGAACAGGACCGGCTGGTGCTGTCGATGAAGGTGATCGAGGCGGTGCTGTCCGACCCCTCGCTGGCCGGCTGGGACGGCTTCGGCGTCGTGGTCCAGGCCTATGGCAAGCGCGCGGGCCTGGTCATCGACTGGCTCTACGACCTGGCCAGCCGTCTGGACCGCAAGATCATGGTGCGCCTGGTCAAGGGTGCTTACTGGGACAGCGAGATCAAGCGCGCCCAGGTCGAGGGGATGCCCGGCTTTCCGCTGTTCACCACCAAGACCGCGACCGATGTCAGCTATATCGCCAATGCCCGCAAGCTGATCGGCTATGCCGACCGGATCTATCCGCAATTTGCCACCCACAATGCGCAGACCGTGGCGGCGGTGCTGGAAATGGTGGGCGACATCGCCTTTGAGTTCCAGCGTCTGCACGGCATGGGCGAAAGGCTGCACGACATCGTGCTGAAGGATTTCAACGGCCGCTGCCGCATCTATGCCCCGGTCGGCGCGCATCGCGACCTGCTGGCCTATCTGGTGCGGCGCCTGCTGGAAAACGGCGCCAACAGCAGTTTCGTGCATCAGATCGTCGATGAATCGGTATCCCCCGAGGAGGTGGCGCGCGATCCGTTCGCGGCGCTGGCGTCGGCAAGGCCGCCGGCGGGGCTGGCCGAGCCGCAGGCGATCTTTGGCGCCCGCCGCCAGAACTCGCAAGGCTTCGACCTCAGCGACGAGCCGACGCTGGCGCGCATCGCCCAGGCCCGCGCCGGCGCCATTGCCGACGCCGGGCCGATCACCCTGCGCCCGGGCAGCGGCCAGCGCGTTCCGGTCCTTAGCCCCACCGATGGCAGCCTGGTCGCCCATGTGACCGAAGCCGATGCCGATACCGTCGCGCGCGCGCTTGAGGATGCCGCGATCTGGGATGCCCCCGCGGTCGAGCGTGCGGCAACCCTGCGCCGCGCCGCGGAACTCTATGAGGAAAACTTTGGCCCCATCTTTGCCGTGCTGGCGCGCGAGGCGGGCAAGATCCTGCCCGATTGCGTGGGCGAACTGCGCGAGGCGGTCGATTTCCTGCGCTATTACGCGGCCGAGGGCGAAAACGCGACCGGCGCCCCGCGTGGGATCATCGTCGCGATCAGCCCCTGGAACTTCCCGCTGGCAATCTTTACCGGCCAGATCGCGGCGGCGCTGATGGCAGGGAATGCGGTGCTGGCCAAACCGGCCGAACAGACGTCGCTGATCGCGGCCATGGCGGTTGAACTGCTGCACCGCGCCGGCGTGCCGCGCCATGCGCTGCAATTGCTGCCGGGTCAGGGCGGCACCGTGGGCGCGGCGCTGACCTCGGATGCGCGCGTGGGCGGGGTGGTGTTCACCGGCTCGACCGAAACCGCGCAGATCATCGCCAGGGCGATGGCCGCCCATATGGCGCCGGGCACGCCGCTGATCGCCGAAACCGGCGGGCTGAATGCGATGATCGTCGATTCCACCGCCCTGCCGGAACAGGCGGTGCGCGACATCGTCGCCTCAAGCTTCCGTTCGGCCGGCCAGCGCTGTTCGGCCCTGCGCTGCCTTTACGTGCAAGAGGATATCGCGCCGCATCTGATCGCGATGATCAAGGGCGCAATGGATGAATTGCGCGTGGGCGACCCCTGGCAGCTGTCGACCGACGTGGGTCCGGTGATCGACGCCGAGGCCCAGCAGGGCATCGACAGCTATGTCGAAGAGAATGCACAGCGCATCCTGCACCGGGTCTGGGCGCCCAAGGGCGGGCATTTCGTTGCGCCCGTATTGCTGCGCGTGCGGGGGATCGACGACCTGCCGCGCGAGATCTTCGGCCCGGTGCTGCATGTCGCCACCTTCCACGCCGGCGAACTGGACAAGGTGATCGCCGACATCAATGCCCGTGGCTATGGCCTGACCTTTGGCCTGCACACGCGCATCGATTCCCGCGTGCAAGAGGTGGCCGACGCCATCCACGCCGGCAATATCTATGTAAACCGCAACCAGATCGGCGCGGTGGTCGGCTCGCAACCCTTCGGGGGCGAGGGACTGTCGGGCACCGGGCCCAAGGCGGGCGGGCCGCTGTATCTGCCGCGCTTCTTCGCACCGCAGCCGGTCGCGACCGAGGTCGAGACCTGGGACCAGCCCGCAGATGCCCGCGCCATTGTCGCCGCGCTGGCCCGGTCCGCCGAACACCGGGTCGAGGAAATGCTGATGCCCGGCCCGACCGGCGAGCTGAACCGCCTGTCGCTGAGCAGCCGGCCTCCGGTGCTGTGCCTTGGCCCCGGCCCGCGCGCGGTCGAGGCGCAGATGGCGGCAGTCGCGGCGCTGAAAGGGCAGGGGGTGGCCGCGTCCGGCCAGCTGGAGCCCGAGGCGCTGGCCGAGATGCAGGGCTTTTCCGCCGTGCTGTGGTGGGGTGCCGAGGATCAGGGCCGCGCCTATGCCAAGGCCCTGGCCGCGCGCAAGGGACCGATCACGCCCTTGATCTGTGCCCGGCCCGACCAGGCGCATGTTGCCCACGAACGCCACCTGTGCGTGGACACCACGGCCGCAGGTGGCAACGCCGCGCTGCTGGCTGGATGA
- a CDS encoding alpha/beta fold hydrolase — protein METRHFRAEDGTRLAYTDTGEGLAVLALAGLTRTGRDFDYVAPHLDGVRLVRMDYRGRGQSEWSGAATYTVLQEARDALALLDHLGIERAALLGTSRGGLIGLLLAATAHDRLSGLCLNDIGPVIERRGLERIFDYVGRNPAGKSLERLAERLPANMPGFANVPASRWLEEARLHYAETPEGLRITYDPALREAFLAAFEGPAVDMWPLFDATQGLPLALIRGQNSDLLSPETAREMQRRRPDMIWAEVPDRAHVPFLDEPEALAALRDWLDAVRIQRS, from the coding sequence ATGGAAACCCGGCATTTCCGGGCCGAGGATGGCACCCGCCTCGCCTATACCGATACGGGTGAGGGGCTGGCAGTGCTGGCACTGGCGGGATTGACCCGCACGGGGCGCGATTTCGATTATGTCGCGCCGCATCTGGACGGCGTTCGGCTGGTGCGGATGGATTACCGCGGTCGCGGGCAGTCCGAATGGTCGGGCGCCGCCACCTATACCGTCCTGCAAGAGGCGCGCGACGCCCTGGCGCTGCTGGATCATCTGGGCATCGAACGCGCTGCCCTGCTGGGCACCTCGCGCGGGGGGCTGATCGGCCTGCTGCTGGCGGCGACGGCGCATGATCGGCTGTCGGGCCTGTGCCTGAACGACATCGGTCCGGTGATCGAACGGCGCGGGCTTGAGCGCATCTTCGATTACGTCGGCCGCAATCCTGCGGGCAAGAGCCTGGAGCGTCTGGCCGAGCGTCTGCCCGCAAACATGCCGGGTTTTGCCAATGTGCCGGCCAGCCGCTGGCTGGAAGAGGCGCGGCTGCATTACGCCGAAACCCCCGAAGGGCTGCGCATCACCTATGACCCCGCCCTGCGCGAGGCGTTCCTGGCGGCCTTCGAGGGGCCGGCCGTGGACATGTGGCCGCTGTTCGATGCCACCCAGGGCCTGCCGCTGGCCCTGATCCGCGGGCAGAATTCGGACCTGCTGTCGCCCGAGACCGCCCGGGAAATGCAGCGCCGCCGTCCCGACATGATCTGGGCCGAGGTGCCTGATCGCGCACATGTGCCCTTCCTGGACGAACCCGAGGCACTGGCGGCGCTGCGCGATTGGCTAGACGCGGTCCGTATCCAGCGATCCTGA
- a CDS encoding enoyl-ACP reductase FabI yields the protein MSELMKGKRGLVMGVANDRSIAWGIARALAEQGAELAFSYQGEAFGKRVEPLAQSVGSDFLLDVDVLDEASLDRAFAAIADRWGTLDFLIHAIAFSDKNELTGRFINTSRENFRNSLTISCYSLIDLARRAQPLMRNGGSIITLTYAGSNRVTPFYNVMGVAKAALESSVRYLANDLGPEGIRVNAISPGPMKTLAGAAIGGARKTYRHTEANAPLRANATLEAIGGTAVWLCSDWGACTTGEIVLVDGGYNVLGMPQPENL from the coding sequence ATGAGCGAGTTGATGAAGGGCAAGCGCGGTCTGGTGATGGGGGTGGCCAATGACCGCTCGATCGCCTGGGGCATCGCCAGGGCGCTGGCCGAGCAGGGCGCCGAACTGGCGTTTTCCTATCAGGGCGAGGCCTTCGGCAAGCGGGTCGAGCCGCTGGCGCAATCCGTGGGCTCTGATTTCCTGCTGGATGTCGATGTGCTGGACGAGGCATCGCTGGATCGTGCCTTTGCCGCCATCGCCGATCGCTGGGGCACGCTGGATTTCCTGATCCACGCCATTGCTTTTTCCGACAAGAACGAACTGACCGGCCGCTTCATCAACACCAGCCGCGAGAATTTCAGGAACTCGCTGACGATTTCCTGCTATTCGCTGATCGATCTGGCCCGGCGTGCGCAGCCGTTGATGCGCAATGGCGGTTCTATCATCACCCTGACCTATGCCGGGTCGAACCGGGTCACACCGTTCTACAATGTCATGGGCGTGGCCAAGGCGGCGCTGGAATCCTCGGTCCGTTATCTGGCCAATGACCTTGGCCCCGAAGGCATCCGGGTGAATGCGATCAGCCCGGGCCCGATGAAAACCCTGGCCGGTGCCGCCATCGGCGGCGCGCGCAAGACCTATCGACATACCGAAGCCAATGCCCCCTTGCGGGCCAATGCCACGCTTGAGGCAATCGGCGGCACCGCCGTCTGGCTGTGTTCGGATTGGGGTGCCTGCACCACCGGCGAAATCGTGCTGGTCGATGGCGGCTATAACGTCCTCGGCATGCCGCAGCCGGAAAACCTGTGA